In Paenarthrobacter sp. GOM3, a single window of DNA contains:
- the prcA gene encoding proteasome subunit alpha, translated as MTQQFYVSPEQLMKDRADFARKGIARGRSVVVISCADGIALIAENPSPSLHKIGEIYDKIAFAAVGKYNEFESLRQAGVRYADVRGYSYDREDVTARGLASVYAQSLGAVFTAEQKPFEVELAVAEVGATREQDHLYRLTFDGSIADENGFVVMGGLADQISDVVSGGWEPEITLAGAMRLALRALATDKEPDELPATAVEAAMLYRASESHRGSRRAFRRLLPEDMTRMLTEET; from the coding sequence ATGACGCAGCAGTTCTATGTATCGCCCGAGCAACTGATGAAGGACCGTGCGGACTTCGCACGGAAAGGCATCGCACGTGGCCGTTCCGTGGTGGTCATCAGTTGCGCGGATGGCATCGCCTTGATAGCCGAAAACCCGTCACCTTCCCTGCATAAGATCGGCGAGATCTATGACAAGATCGCCTTCGCCGCAGTAGGAAAGTACAACGAATTCGAAAGCCTTCGACAGGCCGGCGTCAGGTACGCTGACGTCCGCGGCTACTCGTACGATCGCGAAGACGTGACCGCCCGCGGACTGGCGAGCGTCTACGCCCAGAGCCTGGGGGCCGTGTTCACTGCCGAACAGAAGCCGTTCGAGGTCGAACTGGCCGTAGCCGAGGTTGGCGCCACCCGGGAGCAGGACCACCTCTACCGGCTCACTTTTGATGGATCGATCGCCGACGAGAATGGTTTTGTCGTCATGGGCGGGCTAGCTGACCAGATTTCCGACGTCGTAAGCGGCGGTTGGGAGCCGGAAATCACCTTAGCCGGGGCCATGCGTTTGGCATTGCGTGCCTTGGCAACGGACAAGGAACCGGATGAACTGCCCGCCACCGCCGTCGAGGCAGCAATGCTGTACCGCGCCTCCGAAAGCCACCGCGGATCGCGCAGGGCATTCCGGCGGCTGCTGCCCGAGGATATGACCCGGATGCTCACAGAGGAGACCTGA